A DNA window from Mytilus edulis chromosome 14, xbMytEdul2.2, whole genome shotgun sequence contains the following coding sequences:
- the LOC139502407 gene encoding FK506-binding protein-like, which translates to MRSEVIICLGLAVISTIYAQSGESGLVIDVIQAPPPDCARKVQKHDMVVLHYEGFFENGTKFDSSRERVGAVPFQFQLGLGAVIKGWEEGLLGMCVNEKRKLTIPSNLAYGEKGSGEVIPPNANLMFEIELLQVHDGPKPPNVFRMIDIDNDKFLTRDELIMYLSHQAVQQGIPVDLASQQQQKVLHDLFETEDKDKDGKISHEEFTGPKHDEL; encoded by the exons ATGAGGTCCgaagtaataatttgtttaggGTTGGCAGTTATAAGTACAATTTATGCACAATCTGGAGAATCGGGATTAGTTATAGATGTTATCCAGGCGCCACCGCCAGACTGCGCAAGAAAAGTTCAGAAACATGATATGGTTGTTTTGCATTATGAAGGTTTCTTTGAAAATGGAACAAAATTCGACTCAAG TCGCGAGAGAGTAGGAGCTGTTCCATTCCAGTTTCAGTTAGGTCTTGGTGCCGTCATCAAAGGATGGGAAGAGGGTCTACTCGGCATGTGTgtcaatgaaaaaagaaaattaacaattccATCAAATCTAGCATATGGAGAAAAAGGATCAG GTGAAGTGATCCCTCCAAACGCCAATCTAATGTTTGAGATAGAATTACTACAAGTCCACGATGGACCCAAGCCACCAAATGTATTCAGAATGATTGATATTGACAACGATAAATTCTTAACAAGAGACGAG TTAATCATGTACCTGTCCCATCAAGCCGTACAGCAGGGGATACCAGTCGATTTAGCCTCTCAGCAGCAACAGAAGGTCCTTCACGATTTATTTGAAACAGAAGACAAAGATAAAGACGGGAAAATTTCCCATGAAGAATTCACTGGACCAAAACATGACGAATTATAA